A genome region from Maridesulfovibrio salexigens DSM 2638 includes the following:
- the ald gene encoding alanine dehydrogenase, with protein MLIGIPKEIKTMENRVSMTPGAVETLVRRGHSVVVEKGAGLGSGLSDEEYVSCGAKMGSVDDAWAAEMVIKVKEPIASEYKYLREDLLLFTYLHLAADEPLTKVLLESGTTGVAYETVQLPDGSLPLLTPMSEVAGRMAAQEGALHLEKPKGGRGILVGGVPGVAPAKVMVLGGGVVGTNAAKIAAGMGAKVTIFDVNHARLQYLDDIFNGRVTTMTSTEPNIRAAVAEADLIIGAVLIPGAKAPNLVTKGMLATMKEGSVIVDVAVDQGGCVETIKPTTHSDPTYVVDGVVHYGVANMPGAVPRTSTFALVNQTLPYALQLADKGLDALRENKSLKLGLNTMKGKLTYAAVGEAFGIDVVTPDEALS; from the coding sequence ATGCTGATTGGTATCCCCAAAGAGATTAAAACTATGGAGAACAGGGTCTCTATGACCCCCGGTGCGGTTGAAACACTCGTTCGGCGCGGTCATTCCGTTGTAGTTGAAAAAGGAGCCGGGCTCGGTTCCGGGCTTTCTGATGAAGAATATGTTTCTTGCGGTGCCAAGATGGGTTCTGTCGATGACGCATGGGCCGCTGAAATGGTTATCAAGGTCAAGGAACCCATAGCTTCTGAATACAAATATCTTCGCGAAGATCTCCTGCTGTTTACTTATCTGCATCTTGCTGCGGATGAACCTTTGACAAAAGTGCTTCTTGAATCAGGGACCACCGGTGTTGCTTATGAAACCGTACAGCTTCCCGACGGTTCCCTGCCGCTGCTTACACCCATGAGCGAAGTTGCCGGACGCATGGCCGCTCAGGAAGGCGCACTGCATCTTGAAAAGCCCAAGGGCGGACGTGGTATCCTTGTGGGCGGTGTTCCCGGTGTTGCTCCTGCAAAGGTAATGGTTCTCGGTGGTGGTGTGGTCGGAACCAACGCGGCCAAAATTGCCGCAGGTATGGGTGCGAAAGTTACAATTTTCGACGTCAACCATGCACGCCTCCAGTATCTGGATGATATTTTCAATGGCCGGGTGACTACCATGACATCCACTGAACCCAACATCCGCGCAGCAGTAGCCGAGGCCGACCTGATCATCGGCGCGGTTCTTATTCCGGGAGCTAAGGCACCTAATCTGGTTACCAAAGGCATGCTTGCCACTATGAAGGAAGGTTCCGTGATTGTCGATGTTGCAGTTGATCAGGGCGGCTGTGTAGAAACAATCAAGCCTACCACCCACAGTGATCCGACTTATGTTGTGGATGGTGTGGTGCATTACGGTGTAGCCAATATGCCCGGAGCGGTTCCCCGAACATCTACTTTTGCACTTGTAAACCAGACCCTGCCTTATGCGTTGCAGCTTGCTGATAAGGGCCTTGATGCGTTGCGTGAAAATAAATCTCTCAAGCTCGGCCTTAATACCATGAAGGGTAAGCTGACTTATGCAGCAGTAGGAGAAGCTTTCGGAATTGATGTAGTTACTCCTGATGAAGCTCTTTCTTGA